Proteins encoded within one genomic window of Deltaproteobacteria bacterium:
- the secG gene encoding preprotein translocase subunit SecG: MTLVIIIHVLVSVFLVAAILMQFGKGASMGASFGAGASQTMFGSSGPTSFMGKVTIACAAIFMVTSLYLSYVASTPSTSSIMTDVKAVESAPAAPAAPEAPVKQGTPENAPAAK; this comes from the coding sequence ATGACACTCGTAATAATAATCCATGTGCTTGTAAGCGTATTTCTCGTGGCCGCCATCCTCATGCAGTTTGGCAAGGGCGCGAGCATGGGAGCAAGCTTCGGCGCTGGCGCAAGCCAGACGATGTTTGGAAGCAGCGGCCCAACGTCGTTCATGGGCAAAGTCACGATAGCGTGCGCAGCGATATTCATGGTCACCTCTCTATACCTCTCGTACGTGGCAAGCACTCCGTCTACCTCGTCCATAATGACGGACGTAAAGGCGGTAGAGAGCGCGCCGGCTGCTCCGGCAGCCCCAGAGGCTCCGGTAAAGCAGGGCACGCCGGAAAACGCGCCTGCTGCGAAATAA
- a CDS encoding FecR family protein produces MGRIILIIAVLFAVVGYCSVSYAAGPAGHVAALKGKVTIKRGKVVREAALNDAVYVNDKIETFGTSRVKLLMKDDSVLTLQPDSTMVINEFSMRKDRKRGRSMVSLFEGRLRSLVSKSQAGSFRVNTPTAVVGVKGTYFSVWVGTDAGRLFTGVGLHEGAVTVENIDRKVKGEVSLKQNQMTLVYEKEPPRKPTTIPEERKDELLSCQPE; encoded by the coding sequence ATGGGAAGGATTATATTGATCATAGCGGTGTTGTTTGCCGTTGTCGGTTATTGTTCTGTAAGTTACGCCGCGGGCCCTGCGGGGCACGTTGCCGCGCTCAAGGGCAAGGTGACGATAAAGCGCGGCAAGGTCGTTCGCGAGGCCGCCCTGAACGATGCCGTGTATGTGAACGACAAGATTGAGACATTTGGCACAAGCAGGGTAAAGCTTCTTATGAAGGACGACAGCGTGCTTACGCTGCAACCCGATTCAACTATGGTTATAAACGAGTTCTCCATGCGTAAAGACAGAAAACGCGGACGTTCCATGGTCAGTCTTTTCGAGGGCAGGCTAAGGTCGCTTGTAAGCAAATCACAGGCAGGTTCCTTCCGCGTCAATACCCCTACCGCGGTTGTCGGCGTAAAGGGCACTTATTTCAGCGTATGGGTTGGCACCGATGCCGGAAGGCTCTTTACCGGCGTCGGGCTGCACGAGGGCGCTGTAACGGTAGAGAACATAGACAGGAAGGTCAAGGGCGAGGTTTCGCTAAAACAGAACCAGATGACCCTTGTCTACGAGAAAGAGCCGCCGCGAAAGCCGACTACCATTCCAGAGGAGCGAAAGGATGAACTGCTAAGCTGTCAGCCCGAGTAG
- a CDS encoding spore coat U domain-containing protein — MVKKIFAIAAFAALMLCSGEAMACTVKATTPGLGTYATNQPVNNDSSGFVTVNCPGTTPYNIGLDNGLHYAAPYRRLQNGASFANYDLYKDASRTQKWGLALTEELVYGMGTGTDQTYSVFSRVFAVQSLPPGTYTDTVIVTVTY; from the coding sequence ATGGTGAAAAAAATATTTGCAATAGCCGCATTCGCGGCCCTTATGCTCTGCTCTGGCGAGGCCATGGCATGCACTGTAAAGGCTACGACTCCGGGGCTTGGCACGTACGCCACGAATCAGCCGGTCAACAACGATTCGAGTGGCTTTGTAACTGTAAACTGCCCCGGCACAACCCCCTACAACATCGGCCTTGATAACGGCCTTCACTACGCCGCGCCCTACAGACGGCTGCAAAACGGCGCCAGCTTCGCCAATTACGACCTATATAAGGACGCCTCGCGCACGCAAAAATGGGGGCTGGCACTTACGGAAGAACTCGTATACGGCATGGGCACCGGAACAGACCAGACATACTCGGTCTTTTCCAGGGTATTTGCCGTGCAATCGCTGCCGCCCGGGACATACACAGATACCGTCATCGTAACGGTTACCTACTAA
- a CDS encoding spore coat U domain-containing protein, translating into MSNFAAKTLLTIAVIFAVMVFIPAPSHAALATTSLNISLSTANTCSVATNPINLGNYSNLQPTENVNTVTNAIVVTCTSGVNYTVDLGQGSNFGLGPQGGRSLKDGGAGTTFLSYRLYWDTAKTQIAGSTIPTGTSKGGVGNGSVQLIELTGVALANQPVTVQAPYADTVTIDVTW; encoded by the coding sequence ATGAGTAACTTCGCCGCAAAGACACTTCTGACAATTGCCGTTATATTTGCCGTAATGGTCTTTATCCCGGCACCGTCACATGCAGCACTGGCTACAACCTCGTTGAACATAAGTCTCAGCACCGCCAACACTTGCAGTGTCGCAACCAATCCGATAAACCTTGGTAACTACAGCAACCTGCAGCCAACCGAAAATGTCAACACGGTAACAAACGCCATAGTGGTGACCTGCACAAGCGGCGTAAACTATACAGTCGACTTGGGACAGGGCTCGAACTTCGGTCTTGGTCCGCAAGGCGGCAGGTCTCTTAAGGACGGCGGCGCAGGCACCACTTTCCTCTCATACAGGTTATACTGGGATACAGCTAAAACACAAATTGCCGGCTCGACCATTCCTACCGGCACCTCCAAAGGAGGCGTTGGCAACGGTTCGGTGCAACTTATAGAGCTAACAGGTGTTGCCCTGGCAAACCAGCCGGTAACTGTGCAGGCACCATACGCGGATACGGTCACCATAGACGTAACTTGGTAA
- a CDS encoding spore coat U domain-containing protein, whose product MKKRLILTFAAIATIIITLIAVAPPSTQALTSTTTMNFSMLVQGTCSVTASAVTIPPYASNQPTNNTTDATISVYCPMGTNYGIDIDGGLHKGLSPNPTYTNTRALADPLNMSHIAYLLNWINPLTQALEGPAGIGADAGTPRIDSGTGATQNFKVRVTVPGNQWGNTGLTYTDSATVTVTY is encoded by the coding sequence ATGAAAAAACGTCTTATTTTAACCTTTGCCGCTATAGCAACCATCATTATCACACTGATAGCGGTTGCACCGCCGTCTACCCAGGCGCTTACATCGACAACGACCATGAACTTCTCGATGCTTGTGCAAGGCACTTGCTCGGTAACAGCCTCAGCCGTAACCATACCGCCATACGCAAGCAATCAACCCACGAATAACACAACAGATGCCACAATTTCGGTATACTGCCCAATGGGCACAAATTACGGCATAGACATAGATGGTGGGTTGCATAAGGGTCTGTCCCCAAATCCAACCTATACTAACACAAGGGCCCTTGCAGACCCGTTAAATATGAGCCATATAGCATACCTGCTCAACTGGATAAACCCGCTTACCCAAGCCCTTGAAGGGCCTGCTGGCATTGGCGCTGACGCTGGCACCCCACGGATAGATTCGGGCACAGGCGCAACACAGAACTTCAAGGTTCGCGTGACCGTCCCGGGCAATCAGTGGGGCAACACAGGGCTCACATACACGGATTCTGCAACGGTTACGGTAACATATTAA
- a CDS encoding spore coat U domain-containing protein produces the protein MKRIIIISAIIATAAILALSLSTHKAEAMSATGSISVSGTVVIACSVTTSAVVFPQYITTQPGNVAAPNAPVNVTCANGVPYTIDLDNGANGTAPQRSMKDAGANLLNYTLYWDAGSTQVAGSVSGGAATASITGNGAVQAQGLYGVIPGGQAAVPGAYTDTVGVTVTY, from the coding sequence ATGAAGCGCATTATAATCATCTCGGCAATAATAGCAACAGCGGCAATACTGGCACTTTCACTCTCAACGCACAAGGCAGAGGCAATGAGCGCCACAGGCTCGATAAGCGTCTCCGGAACTGTCGTAATAGCCTGTTCGGTAACGACCAGCGCCGTAGTATTCCCGCAGTATATAACAACGCAGCCCGGCAACGTAGCGGCGCCTAACGCTCCGGTAAACGTCACCTGCGCAAACGGCGTGCCCTATACTATAGATTTAGATAACGGCGCAAACGGAACAGCGCCGCAAAGAAGCATGAAGGATGCCGGCGCAAACCTCCTAAACTACACCCTTTACTGGGATGCGGGGTCAACGCAGGTGGCAGGCTCTGTCTCCGGCGGCGCAGCCACTGCATCGATTACCGGAAACGGCGCAGTCCAGGCGCAAGGCCTTTACGGCGTAATACCTGGCGGACAGGCGGCGGTACCAGGAGCCTATACAGACACAGTCGGCGTAACAGTAACCTACTGA
- a CDS encoding fimbria/pilus periplasmic chaperone, producing MPSIVYASSLNVLPLKVFITPDKKTDSLVLKNEGDETVTIKVKVYEWTQNDKGADITEKAAEDIAYMPKILTINAKGEGRIKIGYNYDKGSEPAERTYRIIIEEVPQSFTSDTPVLKIALRISVPIFIAPSKKAVPSGKITGVNTSKGALSFDIENTGKTHFQITKASVAILDASGKEIGNVPIKSWYVLSGKKRPHSAEIPPDICKTAAKLAMTAEAAGLTLKETVNVDKKMCN from the coding sequence ATGCCATCGATCGTTTACGCCAGTTCCCTGAATGTGCTCCCGCTAAAAGTATTCATAACCCCGGACAAGAAAACCGACAGCCTTGTCCTTAAAAACGAAGGCGATGAAACAGTCACCATCAAGGTAAAGGTCTACGAATGGACCCAGAACGACAAGGGCGCTGACATAACCGAAAAGGCCGCCGAAGATATCGCCTACATGCCGAAAATCCTTACCATTAACGCAAAGGGCGAAGGCAGAATAAAGATAGGCTACAACTATGATAAGGGCTCCGAGCCGGCGGAGAGAACCTACAGAATCATAATCGAAGAGGTGCCGCAGTCGTTCACATCGGATACTCCGGTGCTGAAAATAGCGCTAAGGATCTCGGTCCCCATATTCATAGCTCCGTCGAAAAAAGCCGTGCCGTCTGGCAAGATAACCGGCGTCAATACATCCAAAGGCGCCCTCTCCTTTGACATAGAAAACACCGGCAAGACGCACTTCCAGATAACCAAGGCAAGTGTTGCAATACTTGACGCTTCCGGAAAAGAAATAGGAAACGTGCCCATAAAAAGCTGGTACGTGCTTTCAGGCAAAAAAAGGCCACACTCTGCAGAGATACCGCCCGATATATGCAAAACAGCGGCAAAACTGGCAATGACCGCCGAGGCCGCGGGCCTCACCTTGAAAGAAACCGTCAATGTGGACAAGAAAATGTGCAATTAA
- a CDS encoding SPOR domain-containing protein has translation MWTRKCAIKIALFLSALFYIFLFSTSATASEKAILTFYLNDVEKGDGFVYTTESGDVLVLSEDLTEIGIIVKGKETVIGGQRHTSLKSLKATGIDYALDASVATLKLTAPPSAFEQTVIGLGRLRPKGLESPETSSAFLNYSFDFTRDHYFDPTAFSMPLELGVRYRKYLLYSTYSYTKNNDGETSVRMMTNIVRDDTARMRRYILGDLNATTMELGGGSTIGGLGISKNYSLNPFFLRYPGLTLTGIITSPSDVELWVDGSLVSKQTLHPGEFEFKNIPLTSGVGEASMVIRDSFGKEKRIVVPFYFFSTLLAKGFHEYSYNTGFRRLHLGQESDDYDKNPSFLAFHRYGLTEALTLGYRAEGTNGMASGGLMTNFMLGPLGFFDAAYASSKEEVTDKSGDAYSVGYTYSIGKYGVNLRGTLRSYSRYYTNLSMPVAKDRASEELIASISYANRLMGSVSLGYTNAHHYEQEDFEKYSLKYSRSLFRGLSFDTTLSVTQTSTRRTEEIFANLRYMIGNTTTAALGYENTDGTAKGIATINKAPINDKGAALRLRAERTEEQTTNYDNEAMYYARYGIYSARYNETFDISSYSARAAGSIATAGGSVHLGQPISDSFAIVKTGNIKGLGVTANGATAYPTDWRGETLLTRLTAYEANNISIKDDEVPLGYSLPTYTRYVSLQTRGGTLLDFAPAKLQAITGNVHIVENGRITPAEFWLMTVTAAGVDYGSPLIQNGEFYLENIPVGKHTAQIRRGDKNCSVDISVPESKAVEISVGLILCKNMAEGPGVDEKEKVAIKTEDTGFATAIAPPPSKPTAAGTTHPIGAAAGKPAAKIPVISGTLLILEGTTAKPAANWTVTLENAKDEHSFALDEKGSFAAKDVAGGAYEGTATNTTGNAICDFPLMIPPSTGNSIALPSITCTELYALTSMEGKNYSVQVGAFKERDNAEEVLRRFKDGGFDTFIYEDTLVRVWVGSFEKRGDAARLARNLRKSTDSDAYVMEFAKTSLTPKTTGAASSFTVQAGAFLVPEHAEERLNTLREKGYDAFIYSDRTFSRVLVGKFDNLAEATSLGRSIEAKEGFDTFVTAVTRAQLASRAGKRSYYAVQAGTFKNRSEAEALLKYYRSEGYDAHIYENTTIRVLIGKFNTKKEASEERGLIKKRLAKETSVVEIKPAPGKQP, from the coding sequence ATGTGGACAAGAAAATGTGCAATTAAGATTGCGCTTTTTCTCTCTGCCCTATTTTACATTTTCCTTTTCTCAACGTCCGCCACGGCAAGCGAAAAGGCAATCCTTACATTCTACCTAAACGATGTCGAAAAAGGCGACGGCTTCGTCTACACCACGGAGTCCGGCGACGTGCTCGTTCTCTCGGAAGACCTGACCGAGATAGGCATCATCGTAAAAGGCAAGGAGACCGTCATAGGCGGCCAGCGCCATACCTCGCTGAAATCTCTGAAAGCCACCGGCATTGACTACGCCCTGGACGCGTCGGTAGCCACACTGAAGCTGACAGCCCCGCCAAGCGCATTCGAACAAACCGTCATAGGGCTCGGCAGACTAAGGCCCAAGGGGCTAGAGTCCCCTGAGACAAGCTCCGCGTTCCTGAACTACTCATTCGACTTCACGCGCGACCATTACTTCGACCCGACGGCCTTCTCCATGCCGCTCGAACTAGGCGTAAGGTACAGAAAATACCTCCTCTACTCTACTTACTCCTACACAAAAAACAACGACGGAGAGACCTCGGTTCGCATGATGACAAACATCGTGCGCGACGACACCGCGCGCATGCGCCGCTACATACTCGGCGACTTAAACGCTACGACCATGGAACTCGGCGGCGGTTCGACCATAGGCGGACTCGGCATCTCTAAAAATTACTCGCTAAACCCGTTCTTCCTTCGCTACCCAGGTCTCACTCTAACGGGCATCATAACATCGCCATCGGACGTAGAACTATGGGTCGACGGCTCGCTTGTAAGCAAGCAGACCCTTCACCCGGGCGAATTCGAGTTCAAAAACATTCCTCTTACAAGCGGCGTTGGCGAGGCCTCAATGGTCATACGCGACTCGTTTGGCAAGGAAAAGCGCATCGTCGTCCCGTTTTATTTCTTTTCGACACTTCTGGCCAAAGGATTTCACGAATACTCATACAACACAGGATTTAGAAGGCTACACCTCGGCCAGGAAAGCGACGACTACGACAAAAATCCCTCATTCCTTGCCTTCCACCGCTACGGACTGACCGAGGCCCTCACCCTCGGCTACAGGGCCGAAGGAACAAACGGCATGGCAAGCGGCGGCCTCATGACGAACTTCATGCTCGGCCCGCTGGGTTTCTTCGACGCTGCATACGCAAGCTCCAAAGAAGAGGTCACGGACAAATCCGGCGATGCGTACTCCGTAGGATATACCTATTCCATCGGCAAGTACGGAGTAAACCTAAGAGGTACGCTCCGCTCCTACAGCAGGTACTACACGAACCTCTCCATGCCAGTTGCGAAGGACAGGGCAAGCGAAGAACTCATAGCATCCATATCCTACGCAAACCGCCTGATGGGAAGCGTATCTCTCGGGTATACCAACGCCCACCATTACGAGCAGGAAGACTTCGAAAAATACTCGCTTAAATACTCACGGAGCCTGTTCAGGGGCTTATCCTTCGACACAACGCTCTCTGTCACCCAAACGAGCACCAGACGCACTGAAGAGATATTCGCGAACCTGCGATACATGATAGGAAATACCACCACGGCCGCGCTCGGCTACGAAAACACCGACGGCACGGCCAAAGGCATAGCAACTATTAACAAAGCGCCGATTAACGACAAAGGCGCGGCCCTGAGGCTTCGGGCAGAGCGCACGGAAGAGCAAACAACAAACTACGACAACGAAGCCATGTACTATGCGCGCTACGGCATCTACTCGGCGCGATACAACGAAACATTCGACATATCGTCCTACAGCGCGCGGGCTGCCGGCAGCATAGCAACGGCAGGCGGAAGCGTGCATCTCGGACAACCGATAAGCGATTCCTTCGCGATAGTCAAGACAGGCAACATAAAAGGCCTCGGCGTAACGGCAAACGGCGCGACAGCCTATCCGACCGACTGGCGCGGCGAAACGCTCCTTACCAGGCTTACGGCATATGAGGCAAACAACATAAGCATCAAAGACGACGAAGTGCCGCTCGGATACTCTCTGCCGACCTACACGCGCTACGTCTCGCTCCAGACTAGGGGAGGAACACTGCTTGACTTCGCTCCGGCAAAGCTGCAGGCAATAACCGGAAATGTACACATAGTGGAAAACGGCAGAATAACGCCGGCAGAATTCTGGCTCATGACAGTAACCGCAGCGGGCGTTGACTACGGATCGCCTCTTATCCAGAACGGCGAGTTCTACCTCGAAAACATTCCTGTAGGAAAACATACCGCGCAGATACGGCGCGGCGACAAGAACTGCTCCGTTGATATCTCCGTACCGGAGAGCAAGGCCGTAGAGATAAGCGTCGGCCTTATACTATGCAAAAACATGGCCGAGGGCCCCGGTGTCGACGAAAAGGAAAAGGTTGCTATTAAGACCGAGGATACGGGCTTTGCAACGGCAATAGCACCGCCGCCTTCCAAGCCGACGGCGGCAGGCACCACGCATCCGATAGGAGCCGCAGCAGGCAAACCGGCCGCAAAAATCCCGGTTATAAGCGGCACCCTGCTTATTCTCGAAGGCACTACGGCAAAACCAGCGGCAAATTGGACGGTAACGCTCGAAAACGCCAAAGACGAGCACAGCTTCGCATTGGACGAGAAAGGCTCGTTTGCAGCCAAAGACGTGGCCGGTGGCGCCTACGAAGGCACGGCAACCAACACCACAGGCAACGCTATTTGCGATTTCCCGCTCATGATACCGCCCTCTACCGGCAATTCCATTGCACTTCCGTCCATAACCTGCACAGAACTCTACGCTCTGACCTCTATGGAAGGTAAAAATTACTCGGTGCAGGTCGGCGCATTCAAGGAAAGAGACAATGCAGAAGAAGTTCTTCGCCGCTTCAAAGACGGCGGCTTCGACACCTTTATATACGAAGACACGCTTGTCAGGGTATGGGTCGGCAGCTTCGAAAAAAGAGGCGATGCCGCGCGCCTCGCACGCAACCTGAGAAAATCAACGGACAGCGACGCCTACGTCATGGAATTCGCAAAAACTTCGCTCACCCCGAAAACAACAGGAGCAGCAAGCTCCTTTACGGTACAGGCCGGTGCCTTCCTCGTCCCCGAGCACGCTGAAGAACGGTTAAACACTCTAAGAGAAAAAGGTTACGATGCCTTTATATATAGCGACAGGACATTCTCACGGGTGCTGGTCGGTAAGTTCGACAATCTCGCCGAAGCAACATCGCTTGGGCGAAGCATCGAAGCAAAAGAAGGATTCGACACATTCGTAACCGCCGTTACGCGCGCCCAACTTGCGTCTCGCGCAGGCAAACGCAGCTATTACGCAGTGCAGGCCGGAACCTTCAAAAACCGCTCTGAGGCCGAGGCTCTTCTTAAATACTATCGGAGCGAAGGCTACGATGCACACATATACGAAAACACCACGATACGCGTGCTGATAGGCAAATTCAATACAAAAAAAGAAGCCTCAGAAGAACGCGGCCTGATAAAGAAACGCTTGGCCAAAGAAACTTCCGTTGTTGAAATCAAACCGGCACCCGGCAAACAACCTTAG
- the hemG gene encoding protoporphyrinogen oxidase gives TEKTEGYLIEGGPDCFLSEKPWAMALCRKLGLGDRLMPTARPRGKTFVLSKGKLHLLPEGVILMVPTKMLPLLTSSLISIPGMIRMGLELFIPKKKGNKDESLAEFVTRRLGKEALDKIAEPLVAGVHAGDPDTMSIRSSFPKFVELEEKYGSLIKGMLARMKSGGMHGGAKPAASQAGPRPTMFMTLKGGLVELIDKLVERSKDAVEIRTNTMAADIKENKELGYAITLGDGSSLRADAVIFTTPAHVTANLIGGVDRELPQLLRTIAYVSTATVSIAFEKKDIKHPLDGFGFVIPRTEGRKIMAATWSSVKWEGRAPDDKVLIRCFVGGASNAALVDMTDEEMSAVVRAELKDIMGIDAVPVLTRIYRWKNSMPQYTIGHIERVEEIMKLSSRHKGLYLTGSAYKGIGISDTVREAEETAKAAFGALKNA, from the coding sequence AGGCCAAGAGGCAAGACCTTTGTTCTTTCAAAAGGCAAGCTTCATCTTCTGCCAGAAGGCGTCATATTAATGGTCCCGACAAAGATGCTCCCGCTTCTTACGAGCAGTCTTATCTCCATACCCGGAATGATAAGGATGGGGCTTGAGCTCTTTATACCTAAGAAAAAAGGAAATAAGGACGAGAGCCTTGCCGAGTTCGTGACAAGGAGGCTTGGTAAAGAGGCCCTGGATAAGATAGCAGAGCCGCTCGTTGCCGGAGTGCATGCAGGGGACCCCGATACCATGAGCATTCGCTCGAGTTTTCCGAAGTTCGTTGAGCTCGAAGAAAAGTACGGAAGTCTGATAAAAGGCATGCTGGCGAGGATGAAGAGCGGCGGTATGCACGGCGGCGCAAAGCCCGCGGCTTCTCAGGCAGGCCCGAGGCCCACGATGTTCATGACGCTAAAGGGCGGGCTTGTCGAACTGATAGATAAGCTTGTGGAGAGGTCAAAGGACGCGGTCGAGATACGCACAAATACCATGGCCGCTGATATAAAGGAGAATAAGGAACTCGGGTATGCCATAACACTTGGCGACGGGTCTTCTCTGAGGGCGGATGCGGTAATATTCACAACCCCTGCGCATGTGACCGCGAACCTCATAGGCGGCGTTGACAGAGAACTGCCACAGCTTTTGAGAACGATTGCGTATGTTTCAACAGCGACCGTTTCTATCGCATTCGAGAAAAAAGACATAAAACACCCGTTAGACGGTTTCGGCTTTGTCATACCGAGGACAGAGGGCAGGAAAATCATGGCAGCCACGTGGAGCTCGGTTAAGTGGGAGGGCAGGGCGCCCGATGATAAGGTGCTTATCAGGTGCTTTGTCGGAGGCGCTTCGAACGCCGCGCTCGTTGATATGACCGATGAGGAGATGAGCGCTGTTGTGAGGGCCGAGTTGAAGGACATAATGGGAATAGACGCGGTTCCTGTGCTAACGCGCATATACAGGTGGAAGAACTCCATGCCGCAGTACACTATCGGGCACATAGAGAGAGTGGAGGAGATAATGAAGCTTAGCTCCAGGCACAAGGGGCTTTATCTTACCGGAAGCGCGTATAAGGGCATAGGCATAAGCGATACGGTAAGAGAGGCCGAGGAAACGGCAAAGGCGGCGTTTGGCGCGCTAAAGAACGCCTGA